TACTCCCttcttttttggtttttcacaATTGAGGCCAGTAATAGTGATTATTGGCGTTAATTGTGTACTCAGCCAAATTGCATActtattaagaattaaatagTATATACACCCTATAATGAAACTAATGAAATCCACCTTTAAATAATAGATTCAATTCACTTACTCTATTATTAACTACTACAGATGGACACTATCAAACTTTCAAGTCatgatttaaagaaaaatttaaatagaaaatttgTAGAGGATTTAAATGAAGCATTGATAACTCACCAATACTGTTGATCTTGAAGTCTAAAGTAGTACATATAGCAGCCAGCGTTCGGGTCTTGGGCATACTTGTATTCCCGTTCGCGTGCTTCCGCCACTCCAACCAGCTCGCCAGAGTATTCCACCACGAATTGGCCGCGGCCAAATGGACGCGTGGCGATAACACCGCGACCCTTGCCATCGAAATACGCAACCTGATAAGAAAAAAGCATTGACATTGAAAAAGCATTGATTTTTGATTTGTTGTTATATTGTTAGTGATGTTACAaacataatgaataataaatatactacaacaaagcacacattgccatcttgATCATAAGCACACATCgtcatcttgccccaaagtaagcgtagcttgagttatgggtgaATGAGTTAAGGATGAatgatgaaactttttttttgaataatgtacataaatacttatcataaacaaataaacacccagacactgaaaaacatttatcttcatcaaacaaacatttttcagttgtaggaatcgaaaccacagccttggagtcagaaagcagggtcgctgcccactgcgccaatcggccgtccaaggCAATCcaagtaataaatctttttaaccAACTTTGCAGTTGATGCTGTTAGGTGATTAAGGACacataacatttaatttataaaattttagaagtAAGGCGCGTTCAGCGCTtccctttaaaaaaataacaaaggacCACAAAAAACACTTCACATGATTTTAGTATCATCATccagataaaatatatttttcaaaataggaTTAATATAAGAAGGGGTCTCAAATCATAGTTAACCtttctagtaaaataataataaactttctaATAACATGATTATTAGGAActgtgtattttaataaatattagctgtgtgtctgtttgttagtGACCTATGGTTGGTTCAATTATTTCTTGATGGAATTTGACTCATATTTAGCTTGCACTTGCTTTGCTAGAAATGCTTTACCtatagtacttttatataattaataaattattaaataggaATTCATCTCACTTGCTGTGGTGAATTCCTATAAGCTAATGACTTATTTTAGaccttttatattatacaatagaTTCAATTCTTGTTACTTGAATTATCGCAAATGTATTAATCTTAAAATCTTAGTGAGCTGGTATtgttgatatcatgatgatgatgatccagaattttataactacaaaaatttaaaaatgttatattacttataaataaaagtaaaactatttgtatttgtattctttaaattatttatcatgcTTCAATACTTTTTTATGGCTTTGAAATTGCATGCAATCTATATGAGAGTTAATAGCTATTATTCATATGTTCCcactgaaaataatatttaagagtCATAGCAAAgttatttatactaaaataaaaattacaagccATAGGTTTACCTGAAGACCATCTTCTCTCTGTTCTCTTATTGCTCTTTCTAAATCTCTCATCTTTTCAGCCATAACACATTTAGAAGTCTTTCTTACACTACGCCTAACAGGGAAGTACTCAGTCAATTTATGATTAGTGCTTCCATTTACTTTGGCATCAAGTTTGGTTAGAAGTTCCCCTTTAGATAATACTTCTACTTTAGCATTGTTTTGTAGTGCCGGTGGAGATGAAGGTTGTTCTATTTTAGGAACTTTAAGttcttctttaaaatattcagtgaGTTTGTGACTTTCTGCAGCGCGAGCTGCTGCTCTTGCCGCCCTCGATCTTGCTGTGCTGCCATTTGTCATATTAGTAATGCCATTTGATGCTTTCAATGGTTTAGACTTTAATTCTTTCTTAATAGCTGGTTCCAACAGCAATTCTTCATTTTCAGTCTTTACAGGTGCAGATGTAATAATCCtgtaaaaattactttaaaatgtaCCATATTGTTTGTTGCCATACTGTGGTGATAGCAGAACAGACTACAGTTATTGTCTTACAACACAATTTAGGGGATATAATGGAGAATGTGTAGCAGATCTAATGAAATCACAACCCcatctgcccagcatggtgattctAAACAAACCCACCCATTGAGAGAGATCTTCAGTCTAGCAGTTACAGGCTATTTTTGTCTCAACATCATCATAACTAAGACTAGGTACTATAAGATCATAACACACTAATAGATTACCTGCGCTTTCTATAATTTCGTGTTGGTTTAACCAGCTTCTCTTCACATAATTCAATGCGATGTGGTGTTTTTACAACCTCCTGAGCAGCCATTAAGTTATTTACTGAAAATCatcatacatacatattcaCAAACATTGCAAatcttactaacattataaatatgaGTTTTAGTGTGCTACTCCTGCTTGCCACAATGACTGAACCAATTTCCTGAATTTTGTTCAGTCATTGTAGTTAGCTTATGCACTGAAGTTACTCATAATCTCTAGTCACATTTTATTACCAATAATTCAAAAGGTTCTTGAATCTATTGTCGGTATAAGCAAGAAAACAAGTAacttaagtaataattacaCATTCATACTAAAACTTAACTGTAAATATTGTCATCGTTGCCACAAAAACCACAAccacgaaataaaaaaaatctagatttAATTCCCTGTCTGTGTgataaaatatacttagtaatagTTTTCTTTTGTGGGTAGGTTAAACTTTCAGCGAATTATTTACTTCGAAGTTACTGAATAAAAGACATATGCGTTAGTTTTGAAATAACTACTACTTTATTTGGTGATTTAAGGTGATTTTTTTATCGAAGACAGTTTGTCATGTCAAAATGcgtaatgtttatttatgtaaatagaataaaactaaCCTCGAACCATTTCCACTTCAATTTATAGATCACTGATACAAAATCAAAGAACACCATCGAAGTATTCTTTCTTTAATAACCTTTACAAACTCTAGACACACAATACATAAAGATTAGAAATGGATTATAGTTACAAATGTTTTGTAATACATGTCATATTATAAcgatttattatgataatttcATCTTAGCGAATCCATGGAAATACTTGGAAATCTAACATCCAACATAACACTCCAGTTACTTCGGTATAATTCATAACTATTCACTCGTTACagtcataaaattataaaacattgctTTCTATAACgtcaaaattgatttttttatgattctATAGAAAATGGATGATGAACACCACAGactacttaattataaatatggaGGACATTGCAGTTGGACGCGTTTGCCAAAACGGATGTATATTACTATTGTCTATGATTTCACGGTTCACTGAGGTTGTTGAGAATTCCAGGTTTTTGACCCCGGAAGCAAAGAGGCTACACTTTGATACATTTTCGAGATGTAATTGCGAATCGAATCAGAAGACAGAAATCTTTCATATTTTTAGCTTTGTCAAAAGGACGGAAGACGAAACCATTAGGCTAGTAGCCTAATGGTGTCCTCTATAAAATGTTCAaagaaaagttttcttttatttttattctacgcCAGAGTAAGAACTAAgaacccagacacggaaaaaacaccgatatttaaatcaaaattttcgCGCTACAATGTCGTAATGTCACTGGGTCTatcaaaattaacaaataaacttcAAAAGTTAGAAGGAAGTAAAGaaaaccttttaattttttttaaaatatgagtAATCGTAAAGTAGCTTATGTATGGGAAGAAAATTTGATTGAACATTGTGATCGTTTGCCAGCAGTAATCGGAAGGGTCCGTGAACAAATTTTTGTACCATAATGAAATTTTTGACACaaaaattactaatatttttgtttttcaggcATCGTTAGTGCACAGCTTAATAACTACGTATGGTCTTTTAAACAATGTTAAAGTGGTACGGTCTACGCCAGCTACATATAATGACTTGAAGTTATTTCATTCTGATCTTTATCTTGACCATTTGAAGACATTTGGTCAGATCGATGATGATTACATGCCTACTACTGAAGATGAAGAATATGGTTTAGGTGTTTATGTGTGCACAATTATTTCTGTTAAAGAAAACTCAGTAAGGGAGTTAAAAATTCACACCTCAGATTAATACACCTGTCcctgttattattactaaaatgtgATTATAATTGTTAAAGACTGCCAACTCACTATAGAGCTTGGTGGGCCTCAATTCAATTGTCAGGCAGCAGCGTCAGTTGCTAAACCTGATCCGTTATCAATTATAACTATCTGGTCTAATCTCTTTATTATATGGCCTAagtaaatttataacttttacttaTTATAGGATATGATTGTCCACCCATATCAGATCTGTATGATACTGTAGCAACAATTGCTGGAAGTTCAGTAACTGCAGCAAAGTGTCTTCTTCTAAATATTGCTGATGTGGCTATAAATTGGTGTGGAGGATGGCACCATGCTCACAGGTTAGGCCTAAATTAAATGATTACATAAAAGTTTCTCATTAAGATGAAATCTACATAAAATTTGATTATCCTGCTATTCCTGTTTTGGATGTACAACCTGCTATCGAGCAGGCTGTACCTACATAACAAAACCTTTAGaacaatatttttcattaaaataacaaaaaacaatgaaaatatcCTGTGTATCAATGTTATATTTGTTCATAGATTTGGTGCAGAAGGATTTTGTTATGTCAATGATATAGTAATTGCAATagaaaaactaaagttaaagTATCCAGAAGTACTTTATGTTGACTTGGATGTACACCAtggtaagtatatttattattgtattatattgatTAACTTTGCATTTAATAGACTAACTTTCAGCTCTAAATAATTCCTGATTTGCTGCCTAGAtctgatagaaaaaaaaacccagcccaaccattttatttgaaatgaCAAGACCTTTTAAATTCccatcaaaataattaaagttgttttgtaaatataaagcTAAAATGGTATTTGGGCTTTGATAACATGCATTTTACTATTACAAGCTTTTTATAAGGTAATTAGATAGAGAAGcaattactttaaattattaaaggcAATCTCATGTTCATATGATATGAatgtatagataatattatttgtaggtAATGGTGTTCAAGATGCCTACAATTTAAGTAAATCAGTATTTACCTTATCATTTCACAAATGTGAACCAGGGTTTTATCCCGGCACAGGACATGTAGAAGATATAGGTACACTAAAAGGAAAAGGCTATATGTGTAATTTTCCACTACAGGCATATTATTCAGATGAAACTTTTGAATATGTTTttgataagtaaattttatttttctttcattttagttttaatttctttttaacttATCAGTTAATAGCTTTAGAattcataaaacataaaaactatttttatttggcATCCAAAGTAGCATTTACTCTAAAACCATACTTGTATAGTCTATTATTTTCTGCAATTTTTAGAGAATTTATTTTACCCCATTTTTGAAACATACTTTAGACTAAAAAGTATCAAAGATTAAGTACAATATTAGACAGCtcaattgaataaatattaactaaatGTATACCAAGTTTACAAGGATTAGTATTTTTCTAGACATGTTACAATTTAGATTTCATTTCAGTGTATTTACCATGGTATATTCATGCTTCATGCCTGATGCAATTGTTGTCCAATGTGGAGCAGATGCTCTTGCTCATGACCCTGTGGGTGGTGCTGGACTCACCATGAAAGGATATTGTTCTTGCATTCAAAAAGTTCTCGACAAACGGAAACCCACTTTGCTTTTAGGAGGAGGTAAATTTTATAACACACCATCTAGGCCTGGCCATGCTTTGCTATGAATCAATATAACACAACTTCTCATTTCGTAAAGACTTAATTACAAAAAGTATTCATCAACACACCATCTAGGCCTGCCCATGCTTTGCTATGAATCAATATAACACAACTTCTCATTTCGTAGACTTAATTACAAAAAGTATTCATCCCGTTTTAGCTAACAGTTTCCAGTTTTCCTACCTCCAAACTGAAACTCAATACTAATCAAATATAGACTTGGGGATAGAACCTAGGACCTTTGgtttttagttaaaaatgtTAACTACAACCATCCATACATcacaaaaaattattaagtcagtaaatacaaaatatattgcacttattgaattaaaaataaataaataaaaaaaaaccaagacaGTTAAATTTTTGAAGATTTACTTAACACAAGGAATCGGAATagttgtataatttatatagataataaataatgttgataGGACTTTAATAATTTTCACCTCATGTTATGTAGTTTCTGAATACTACAACAATGAATTGATATGGCTTTTAATTAGGATTATATGCCTAGTATTGAGGAGCTTCTAATATGTAGGAAACCCTTCAACATTTGTGAAAATGTTTGTAATGCTTGCAGGAGGGTATAACTACACAAATGCTGCCAAACTTTGGACTACAATCACAGCCCTTGTGGCAGGAATTGAATTGGATGAAACTATACCTGAACATCATTATTGGCCAAAGTATGGACCTGATTTTAGATTATCTGTGCAGCCATTACTAAGTAAAGatgtaaatacaaaacaatatatTACACATACCATATCCATTGTTAAAGGTAATTACTGAAAATGTTATAATCTAACAATTAAAGTCACAATTACTGTACCACCTATTAGAAATATACAATACAAATTTGacaatatttaatgtttttcagaaAATTTAAGCAAATATTTACAACCTGATGAAGTTGTAGAGCCACTGATAAAGAAACGAAaaattgatgatgaagatgactcCAAAGATAAAAGTTCTATTGTAATGAAAAGTAAATTAGACTTAAAGTCTGAAAATAATGATGCAATGGATGTTCATAATCAAGTTACTGACAAAACTGTAGATATTTATGAGttctttgattaaaaatattgttgcttaatatttttgacttatttATGAAGAAAATAACTATGATGACACTAGATTAGCATTGAATTTatagcaattaatatttttttaaagacgtAACTTAGCAAAGATATAGGGTAAAGA
This is a stretch of genomic DNA from Pararge aegeria chromosome 12, ilParAegt1.1, whole genome shotgun sequence. It encodes these proteins:
- the LOC120628232 gene encoding histone-lysine N-methyltransferase PR-Set7 isoform X2, coding for MAAQEVVKTPHRIELCEEKLVKPTRNYRKRRIITSAPVKTENEELLLEPAIKKELKSKPLKASNGITNMTNGSTARSRAARAAARAAESHKLTEYFKEELKVPKIEQPSSPPALQNNAKVEVLSKGELLTKLDAKVNGSTNHKLTEYFPVRRSVRKTSKCVMAEKMRDLERAIREQREDGLQVAYFDGKGRGVIATRPFGRGQFVVEYSGELVGVAEAREREYKYAQDPNAGCYMYYFRLQDQQYCIDATAESDRLGRLVNHSRNGNLSTKAVWVDGPRLVLLAAQDISPGEELTYDYGDRSKQSLQHHPWLAL
- the LOC120628232 gene encoding histone-lysine N-methyltransferase PR-Set7 isoform X1, with translation MVRVNNLMAAQEVVKTPHRIELCEEKLVKPTRNYRKRRIITSAPVKTENEELLLEPAIKKELKSKPLKASNGITNMTNGSTARSRAARAAARAAESHKLTEYFKEELKVPKIEQPSSPPALQNNAKVEVLSKGELLTKLDAKVNGSTNHKLTEYFPVRRSVRKTSKCVMAEKMRDLERAIREQREDGLQVAYFDGKGRGVIATRPFGRGQFVVEYSGELVGVAEAREREYKYAQDPNAGCYMYYFRLQDQQYCIDATAESDRLGRLVNHSRNGNLSTKAVWVDGPRLVLLAAQDISPGEELTYDYGDRSKQSLQHHPWLAL
- the LOC120628027 gene encoding histone deacetylase 8-like is translated as MSNRKVAYVWEENLIEHCDRLPAVIGRASLVHSLITTYGLLNNVKVVRSTPATYNDLKLFHSDLYLDHLKTFGQIDDDYMPTTEDEEYGLGYDCPPISDLYDTVATIAGSSVTAAKCLLLNIADVAINWCGGWHHAHRFGAEGFCYVNDIVIAIEKLKLKYPEVLYVDLDVHHGNGVQDAYNLSKSVFTLSFHKCEPGFYPGTGHVEDIGTLKGKGYMCNFPLQAYYSDETFEYVFDNVFTMVYSCFMPDAIVVQCGADALAHDPVGGAGLTMKGYCSCIQKVLDKRKPTLLLGGGGYNYTNAAKLWTTITALVAGIELDETIPEHHYWPKYGPDFRLSVQPLLSKDVNTKQYITHTISIVKENLSKYLQPDEVVEPLIKKRKIDDEDDSKDKSSIVMKSKLDLKSENNDAMDVHNQVTDKTVDIYEFFD